gtgtgtgtgtcgggagGGTTGGACCTCAGGCGACCAATGAGAGCGTCTTCTGAGGTGCCTGGCGTGACAGGCGACTTGTTGTGAGCTTATATACTCCGCGTATCTCCACAAAGGTGGATTTAAAgcgaactgtgtggaggagAGCGCGAGACGGGAGTGAGAGAcagacacgcgcacgcacaACAACATTTAAAGTTCTCCCGTCGCGGATCAATCACTGACACGCGGGCGtctctttttttgtgcttttgagTGATTCTCGGAAAACGAGCCCGTGGAGATGTCCAACGTCCAGTTATCGTGCAGCGCGCTGGAGAGGCTCGTGGCCAGGAGGACCTTTCCACTCCACAGACGCACCGGCGTCTGTCGCAACCTCTTCGGACCCGTGGATCACGACGAGCTGAACCAGGAGATGAAAAGCAAGATGCGGGAGATATCCGAGCGAGACCAGCAGAGGTGGAACTTTAATTTCGAGACCAACACCCCGCTGAATGGAGATTATGAGTGGGAAGAGGTTCCCGTGGATAAGACCCCAGTGTTTTATCGGGACTCTGTACAGAACGGCAGGACCCGGGTGCCTGCGACTCCCACGAAGCAGAAGCCAGACACGGAGTCGGTTTTGCCGGATACCCCTCGCATGGATGTACTGGAGCGCTTGGCTGCGCCCgagagcagcggcagcggcaccggcaccggcaccggcagccCGTCTCCGGCGGAGGTCAACCAGGAGAACCGCACAGACAAGCTCAACTCA
The genomic region above belongs to Betta splendens chromosome 6, fBetSpl5.4, whole genome shotgun sequence and contains:
- the cdkn1cb gene encoding cyclin-dependent kinase inhibitor 1B, which encodes MSNVQLSCSALERLVARRTFPLHRRTGVCRNLFGPVDHDELNQEMKSKMREISERDQQRWNFNFETNTPLNGDYEWEEVPVDKTPVFYRDSVQNGRTRVPATPTKQKPDTESVLPDTPRMDVLERLAAPESSGSGTGTGTGSPSPAEVNQENRTDKLNSGRRTQRQVPCARQKRTTSTDNNTHITDFFVKRKRPADRKPNDVGACHLSKSPIPVEQTPRKRIR